Proteins from a genomic interval of Gadus macrocephalus chromosome 2, ASM3116895v1:
- the LOC132472317 gene encoding histone H2B-like, whose protein sequence is MPEVAKPAPKKGSKKAVSKVAVKGGKKRRKSRKESYAIYVYKVLKQVHPDTGISSKAMGIMNSFVNDIFERIAGEASRLAHYNKRRTITSREIQTAVRLLLPGELAKHAVSEGTKAVTKYTSSK, encoded by the coding sequence ATGCCTGAGGTAGCAAAACCCGCGCCCAAGAAGGGCTCCAAGAAAGCAGTTTCCAAGGTCGCAGTTAAGGGCGGAAAGAAGCGCCGCAAGTCCAGGAAGGAGAGCTATGCCATCTACGTCTACAAGGTGCTGAAGCAGGTCCACCCCGACACCGGCATCTCCTCCAAGGCGATGGGGATCATGAACTCCTTCGTCAACGACATCTTCGAGCGTATCGCCGGTGAGGCCTCTCGCCTGGCTCACTACAACAAACGCCGCACCATCACCTCCAGGGAGATCCAGACCGCCGTCCGCCTGCTGCTTCCCGGTGAGCTGGCAAAGCACGCCGTGTCTGAGGGCACCAAGGCGGTGACCAAGTACACCAGCTCCAAGTAG